From Aegilops tauschii subsp. strangulata cultivar AL8/78 chromosome 5, Aet v6.0, whole genome shotgun sequence:
GACGGCCGTTAGGGCTGTCGGTACAAAACAGAGCCCCCACTCCCCGCCGCTCACACTCCACTCCACTCGCTCACTCTCACTCCTCTGCCCTGTCCCCTGTTGCCGCCGCCGGAGGCACGGTTCCCTCCCCGCCGTAGAAGATGCCGTCGTGGAAGGATAGAGAGGAGagcagcgaggaggaggagctggCGGCATGGATCTGGAGCAGCACTGGGTAAGATATCTGCTTTGcacctagggttagggttagtgTTCAAGTGTTCTTCGATTTGAGACCATGTTTGGAGCAGTTGCTATCTTTTCTGCGGTTCACTAGTGTGCTACAATGCAGGCGAACCCTGGCACCACTATAGATGCATCCTTCTATGGTAGAGCTGCAGATGCAAGCATCACATGTAGACTGCACTTGGCCCTATGCATGAAATATGTTGCATTTGAAGGAAAGGACACTGGGAGGAGGTTCTATGGATGTGCTGTTCCTCAGGTCAGTGTTATCCAACGAGGGTTTGTGTTAGTGGTAGTTAGTCTGCAGATTGTTGGAATTGCTGTCAGTAAATTCAGTTAATTTGGACTGTCTGCAGTTGCAAGAATCAAATGTTAGTTAGTCTGCGGTAAATTTGCACTGTCTGCAGTAAATTTGGTAGTTAGTATGCAGTAAATTTGGACTGTCTGCAGTTGCTGTCAGTAAATTCAGTTAATTGTGTTAGTGGTAGTTAGTCTGCAGTAAATTCAGTAAATTCAGTCAATTTGGACTGTCTGCAGTTGATGAAACATGTTTTTAACAGTGATTTTGCAAGCATCAGTTTCTGTCAGTAAATTAAGTAAATGAAACATGTTTAGGACATTGATTTGAACTTGAAGTTTCCTGAATGTCTGTTGTATCTGCAAGTATGACTGAATCACTAGATATCTCATCTATTTTCTTTTTGAAGTTAGCATATTTATTTTCTAATACTTGATGCAGGATGGTATTGACTGTGGAGTTGCTCAGTGGGTTGATGCCCCATGGCCTTTTATTATGCAAAGATGTTTGGAGAAGATATGGGAGATATTTCATGAGGAGAATCATGGCAGAATGATTGACGATGAGAAGTATAAGAAAGAGTTGGACAAGGTGAACAAGCAGTTGGATACACTTGGGGATCAGTACAGTCAGCCGGTTGAGGATGTCACCAAGATGTTTGATTGGGCAGATCAGAACAACAGGGTCATGAGTGATGAAGAGTTCAAGCAGAAGCAGATGGATGTGGACAAGGACATGGAGAAGCTAGCTATCAGCAAGGAGAAGGCGAGTGCTGACTTTGGCAAGATGAAGGAGATGGAGAAGCTGGCTCAGGAGCTGAAGGAG
This genomic window contains:
- the LOC109784224 gene encoding uncharacterized protein, with the protein product MDLEQHWANPGTTIDASFYGRAADASITCRLHLALCMKYVAFEGKDTGRRFYGCAVPQLQESNDGIDCGVAQWVDAPWPFIMQRCLEKIWEIFHEENHGRMIDDEKYKKELDKVNKQLDTLGDQYSQPVEDVTKMFDWADQNNRVMSDEEFKQKQMDVDKDMEKLAISKEKASADFGKMKEMEKLAQELKEMKCILRSHGEIIRNTRKERDEMKKERDWLIEEKKKLEFLVGDLMKAGHGNKDKLAKIKSILDE